GTCACATCCAATTGCAAAGTCTGACATTCAcacatttattgttaaaaaatgaaGTACCATTCAAAGGAGGTTAGACCAAACCTCTTCAACCCGAAAGATCAGCACACGTGAACCCATTTTGCACAAGTTGGTTAATCGCATCTCTGAACTTGTAATAGTCATCAACTTTGTTATACACTTGATGAGAAATTCTGGCATACCCAGTAATCACCCCAACTTCCCCCTCTCTTGGGGGCCGATAATATAGCGGAACCTCAACTCCAAAAGCATCCCTCAAATGTGTTCTCAACTCGAGAGCATCAGAATCACTTCCAATCCCCAAACAAACAGGCAAACCAACCATAACCATGCTAGCACACATATGCGCCGGACTCCCGAGCCGAGTACCCCATGCCTTTGCCAACATCTCCCCCATCTCCACAACAGCCTCGTGATTCCTCTTCTTGATCCCCTCAATACCCCCTTCAAACCGGTTAACAAACTCCATCGCAGCAGGAACAACCAACTGTGCACTATAATCCCTGGTCCCAATCCAAGCACTCTCCACAGCCAAGCCATTGCCATACTCATGAGACACCACAGGGTGATGTAAATCAGAACCAGAACCCTTAGGGTTCCTACGAGTATACAAAAACGCAATTGAAGGTGGACAAAAGAACCACTTATGCAAATTGCTAGTGTAAAAATCAGCACCAATTTCCTTCATGTCAACATCAGTGCATCCAATGGAATGAGCGGCGTCAACAAAAACCTGGTCCACCCCTTCCTCCCTGCAAATTTGAATCAACTCCTTGACAGGAATAACCACACACGGCATGGAAGTCACATGATCAATCACCGCTAATCTAACCCTATTTCCGTTACTTTTTCCTCTCTCCAAGGCCTTCCTAAACTCGGAAACGATCTCATCGTTGGAGTTAACAGGGAAAGGGAGGGGAACCTCGACAACATTGCCTCCGGCGCGAGTGACGTACGCTTCCATGGATTTCTTGACGGCACCGTAAGCGTAGTGAAGCATGAGGACGACATCACCTTTCTGGAATCTTCCTTCGCGGAAGTTCCATGCGGTATGCTGGAGGACGATGGCGGCAGCGGTGGTGGCGTTGTCGACAATGGAGATCTCATCGACGTGGTCGGCGTTGACGAGGTCCTTGATTAGGGTTCGCGATTGGAGGATGCCGGTTTTGAGGTCATTGAAGTAGAAGTGGTCGGGCTGGCGGAGGTACCGGAGCTGCCAGCGGTGCTGCGCGGCGATGATGAAGGCGGGGCAGCAACCGAAACTGCCGTTATTGATGCGCGCGACGGAGGTATCGTGGTGGCCAAATTCCGTTTCGATTTCCGAGGCCGTTATAACGGATGAGGAGAGTTTGGGTTTTTTGGCTATGCGAGAACCGTTGTGGTGGTTGTTTTCGTGGATATGGTTATCGGTGGCGGAAGACATTGGGCTTGCGAATTACGAGAATCgagaaaatgaagagaaagCAACGAGAATTTCACCATAAGAGAAGACAGAAGcgagtgagtgagtgagtgagtgagtgaaggagagagaaaaagagcgAAACAAAGGTGCATTATAGATGAGGCGAACAATGACAAGTGGTTAACCCTGTTTACCTCTCCTCTTCTTCCATTTAACTATcacattaattaattcatttttcataaatGTACGTACTGTAGTTCTCAGTACCATTTACAGAAATCACTTTATGATATAGctagaaattgaaaattacatGAAAAACTGTGTTTTCAATTACTTACAACTTGCAaagaaagtttataaaaatgaacGGCGGAGGGAAGTTTTAATACGGCAAGAAACACCAGATAACTTTACCATGGGCCTTAGTTTGTGCTTAGCCAAAAAAACTGCAACAATATGTAGAAATCACTTTGTttagaattttcaaaataaattttatactttggGATAAAAGAACTTTACCCAGATAAACTTCTTATAAATTACgctaattaaatttagtttgataaaaaaaaatgttcaaaatttgaaaaattgatgTCTAAGTATcatacttttgttgttttttgatCTTCGTTTCAATCATTGCAAGTGACGACAAATACGAAATGGTGGTTTTGGCAAACACATGAGACGTtgatttgtgaagaaaaaaaataaaattcgcCGACGCTGCCTTTAATATGCTGCCCATAATGTACTAATCAAATTCTTTCATATATCCTCTTCTTTTTATCATTtccattatattattatataaaatatggaaataacattgataataaaaatagtattaataattataatgtaattttaaatttaaataattaaaaaaattatttccactTTTCTTGAGTAAAGAAAACTATTTCCACTATACTTTTACcataattatcatattttatttccacacctttttttcattatattgaaCGCATTTTCAGATTTATTTAGTGTCtctaaataaattatgtatattttcatgatatatatatatatatatataaaactattctttatatttacatttaccAGTGTTGAattgtctcttttttttcaatttcttacgTGTTAGTAAAGTAGATTTAGGACAGTTGTTGATtgatttcaaaatatgaaaattaggCTTCTTAAATTATTCCTTGTCTAGAATGAAAAAATTAAGGTAAAAAGATAGAATGAaatgatattataaatataaattagtaaaattaagTTTGAGTTTATACTTGTGATCTAGGGTGGTAGCGTGAATATAAGGTTTTGGACGAAagtgatataatttttttaaagtttattaaaatagtGAAGTCactataactttatttttttccttatttaatagtaaattttGTATATGATTTCTCATTCCCCACACTTACTAATGGAGTGTTTAGTCAACCCAGATTCTTAGTCTATATTTTAATCACTATAACCAGGATTTGTTCACAATTTagactttttaattttctcctATTCCTTGATTGATATCCTAAAAGGTAATTTCATTCGCAACGTTTTTAGGTTTTTCATTTTGTCATTAACTTTTACACTTGAATGCATATTTTCAAATTGGCACATTTTCATAATTACATTtactaattacaatttaaacatttatattaatcttggaataattaataattttaattaatcagtaaatcaattatatagaacatattaaaatatcgtttaatttaattaaaattattaaattaatattcaacTGATTCATAATTTCACTtttaaaacgaaaaaaaaaacaaattgtaatCACAAAGTGTAAAAACAATTttagaaaagaggaagaaactCGAATACTTAAATAATCAGTACAAAAAATAATTCAGtctatttcattttcaatttgtGAATTGATTCTCAATAATCATATAACCATGGgcaaataaaagaaagaaaagaaaaacaaacttaaaaaattaagagaaaagagagaataaaataaataggcAATTATAAAATTGCAAAACTAAAATagtttttgtatatatatttataaaaccatttagactatatataagttttaaatttgagGCGGTTCCTCGTGCATCTCCATATGTCAGGTAACAAGACAATTTTATCCTTATATTTTTCCTCCACTATCTTATTTCTCCATGCTCATCGTAGGTGTCAAACTGTCTTATTGACGGgctgattattttttttttcatcgaaaatataattttacataaaaatgaGATATTGTTCGAGTTTTAAATCTTTGCTGAGTTGTGTtaaatctttataaaaatttaactaaactaTATCAAATATTGATCAAATTGTATTATATCTTAGCTAAACTCTATCAAATATTATCTAAATTGTATGAAATTGGTCAAACTATATCATATATTggctaaaatatattaaactttgtATTAAACATTTACTAAGTTGTCAAACTTTGTTAATATAAAGTATCATGGTGCgggtttaaatatttttaatgaaattgagCTATCAAACTGGTTCGACTTGATTCGATAACTAATCTGCTAGGCGGTCGAATGTGATAGATTATgttgatttaaatatttagattaaaaatgTTGTCTCAACCTGTCTTTTTCGACTTGATCGATGAACTGGTTTGTCAGATTTGACTGTTTTTGTCatctctaatttaaaatatatatatgattttgtattgtagataaattttgaaatgattttttgtttttatattatgaattgtaAACTCTAAAatcaaaaattatttgaaagaggttttttcttgtataatctaaaaagaaaaataaaaaatatatgaagtaCAGGGAGACTCTCTGAAATTTGATGAATCCACAAACTCAATTATAACAAGGCTAcactaaaataagaaaaattgaattcacataatttttaaaagcaaaaacaaattaactcaactttaaaaagttataaaaaaaaataacataatactCTAAATTCAATTAaccatattttcaatttaacgtcctaaattataaaatctcatatagttaagattaattaaaaataatacctATAAAAAACTTTATGACCAAAACAATAACTAAATGtcagattattttaaaataaaaaatgtaaacaaataCATACATTTCCTaatttattactactaaaaaaatttattactactataaaaagttaaaaactaaaaaaaatatacaaatttactatataacaaaattgtaaatataCAAAACATACACCGTATATGTCATCAAAAACCATCATTTGATATGTTGCAAATAAATTTATACTGAACCTTTTAGCCCCTACTCCTGGTGGCCGtgattataaaagtatataaatatagaaagtATTGAATTTGTGGCTTTCAAATACGACTTGTTCATTGTTCTGATCTTATTAAATTTATCCTTTATACCATACAATTTTTAATTGACAATAGTGAGTtctattcacaatttttttaacatgaaaGTCTACTTTATGCACTAAAAATAACAGTGTTACATTAAGATAGAAATACAatgcttaatatttttaaattgtaaaaggACTCTCAAAATAGGAGTAGGAgcgaaaaagaaaaatgaaaatgagggaaaaagaaaagaaaaatgacataATAAAACTTGGCTCCGAGAATggcattaaaaaaatgaaaaatacatgAACAAAAAtcttatacaaaatatttacgATAAACTAATACTATTTAACTTatctaacaaataaaaataaaaattaatgtaaaccACCAACTAATTTTCCATGTTATCAGCAATTTGGTGACATGATTAGGTGtgtaaagttaaaatttaaaaccgaTTAAAATTATTAAGCAAAGAGACAAAAAGTAtccaataatatataataattacgACACAAACAAGTGCCAAATTCAGATGACAAAtaatttctcaaataaattCAGATGGAAAGacagaaaacagaaacaaaCATAGCAGTGTGTGGAGTTACGAAAACAGAAGCAATACAAATATAACATTACCTAACATGGTGTCTCACGTTAAGTTCACATCATGGTTTTATTGCAAATTGCGATGACAAACATGTATACAAACAAAACATAGCAAAGCAATGTTCGTGTTGTGTCTCAATTTAATTGTATTACATCGTTGTAATACTTGTAAGTGATTAATgggaaaacaaaaacaaaccaTGTTCAAAGTAAGTGCATAGAATCAAGTGCATCAGTACCAAGACTTGTTTGGGTTTTATGGATTGGGTTTTTGAACAAAAAGCCCATTAAGATGCCCAATAAATAATACAGTCAATATTAGTaggtataatttattttggctTAGTTTGAGTATTCCATGACGATTACAAGGAACACAAGCGAACCACTCAATGTTCTGCTTTTGGATTCAAAATAAAAGACTTATTTTTGGATCATGGAAGGACAAAATCACTTTCTGACGAAATAGAAGGCAAaccaacaaaaaagaaaatcatgcCATAATGTGAAACTTCTACGAAATTTCCTTACAAAAATATGTCACGatgataactatttttttaatttatttttaactactTTATTACATTTGCTGTTCTTGACATAtagtttctttttctaaaaagattttttatatgttaGCAAATAGTTATATTTTGACATAGagttatactttttatttttaaaagatattttaaatgtgatataaaatacttttgaaaagtaaaagatGAATAGAGCTAAGAAATTTTATGTGattatctaatatatttttcatcaaaatgaGAAGTGATAGGAGATGCTATAATAGGGCACATTATTCGAATATTAAAAACATGCATGCGTATTTTAATATAGCACtgacatttttttatcaatatttttctttttgcgTACCTTGATTGTCAATTTTCTAAACCCTCACACCAACTTCTCCAACTggattgatattttttaatcacATTAGTTGACCTAAATTATTTTGGCtcaaatttataatacaaaaatatacgGAAAACTTAGGTTGCGTAATGCatgaaaatataaactaaattaggAACAATGtttctttgagaaaattaaatttatatccTTGGTTAGCTTAAACATTTAAGGAATATCTCAACATATCTTATTGATTCTTTGTGGAATGAAACACGACACCTACTCATGGAAAATCATAAATGTTATTGATTGTATGATTGTTATATCTATGTTTTTCTCCAATGAAAGGATAATTATGTTATAGTTATTTTTCTAACAGtgaatcaataataattaaaagttctATCACGATCACACAAACTTCACTCGCAATATGAAATTACCAGTCATGCATTTCCCCCGTCATAtgccataaataaataaataaaatgaagttttatcaccgcagaaaaaaagaagaagaaacaaaggcTAATAACTTTTAACTTTGATGTGATGTGGTATAGTGATATTAAATCTCACCAAAGGGGCTGGGCTGTTGTGTGACCAtgaaaacaaaagcaaaataatttatattgaaaatgtaAATTTGTTAATTTACTAAATAGTTtaagatatttaatattttcacatcATGTGCAATAAAAAAGTTTCCCATTAAATTACAGAAAGTGTACaataatttgtttcaaaaaatatttaaaaggaaGTCAGTGataaagtttaatataaaaatttagtcTATCGAAAAAGTAGtaactttttttcacttttggaaaagaattatgtttgattaaaaataatcaaaacatttttttttcagaaatagACATGTGCCAatctaaacataaaaaaaagaagcataaatacGACCTGCATTTTTTGGTCTGAAACAGATATTTCTAAAgcatatgattttttattatttgataatgtTAATTAGGTTGCAGATATAGCAAGTTACTGCTAACTTATGAATGGACATCcattacattattatttattccTTACGACCTTCCACCTTGTGTGTGTGTTTAGAGTTCTTTCATCTGTGGGGGCGCTCATAGCAGCAACATTATCTTCTGCAGTAGCCTTAAGGTACGAAAggtttactttttttctttttttatttcaaatatttttgtcatcttAGTGTGTTCAACCCATTTGCTCCTTTACCTCTTcatcttgtttttgttttggttttcaaTCTTTAATCTTTGAACGTGATGATGAGTTTAATCCAGTTGACTTCTGTCCTCTACTAACTATCCACCCCAAATTACCTATTTATTCTCCTTTAGTTTAGATTTTGTGGAATCTGTTCGAATAATTGGTATGTGGGTGTTGGAGATCTGAGTAAAATTGTCTGTAACATTAGTAGAGAGAACTGATTCtgtttattatgatttttttctgTGTGCTTTATGTTTTATGTATTAAATGGGTGGAGAATTATAACTTCCATGGAGGACGCAGAGATAAATCAActgtaaataaagttaatatcaTTTCCTTTCTGCCACGTTGACCAAACATGGAAATAGCTcaatgttctttttttttcaaaaaaaaatgactTGTTTTAGATGACCATATATTCTA
This sequence is a window from Vigna angularis cultivar LongXiaoDou No.4 chromosome 2, ASM1680809v1, whole genome shotgun sequence. Protein-coding genes within it:
- the LOC108326803 gene encoding probable L-cysteine desulfhydrase, chloroplastic, coding for MSSATDNHIHENNHHNGSRIAKKPKLSSSVITASEIETEFGHHDTSVARINNGSFGCCPAFIIAAQHRWQLRYLRQPDHFYFNDLKTGILQSRTLIKDLVNADHVDEISIVDNATTAAAIVLQHTAWNFREGRFQKGDVVLMLHYAYGAVKKSMEAYVTRAGGNVVEVPLPFPVNSNDEIVSEFRKALERGKSNGNRVRLAVIDHVTSMPCVVIPVKELIQICREEGVDQVFVDAAHSIGCTDVDMKEIGADFYTSNLHKWFFCPPSIAFLYTRRNPKGSGSDLHHPVVSHEYGNGLAVESAWIGTRDYSAQLVVPAAMEFVNRFEGGIEGIKKRNHEAVVEMGEMLAKAWGTRLGSPAHMCASMVMVGLPVCLGIGSDSDALELRTHLRDAFGVEVPLYYRPPREGEVGVITGYARISHQVYNKVDDYYKFRDAINQLVQNGFTCADLSG